In a genomic window of Candidatus Woesearchaeota archaeon:
- a CDS encoding DUF2779 domain-containing protein, whose translation MTEKLLTKSLFMNGLQCPKLLWLSERKELPKPSIADQQKFEQGREFEKYVKQIFSNSIDLKDIKYPENIQKTIKLIDERKTIFEAAFQFEKLYLKADIIEPTKTGWNLYEIKASTEVKKEHIPDLAFQKYVCEKAGLKIEKVFVLHLNKEFIKKGEINSKDLCSIEEVTNEVNQVSKIEENSSKYIEVINKERLPEFVISMNCNKPRECPLKSECWKMLPENNVLQLTNWRQYWKLFEEGFEDMKEIPEEIILKPKDEVILQSTLKNKIYLSKDHIKHFLNSLTYPLFHLDFETFDTAVPIYDKSRPWQKIPFQYSLHIQHNDGNVEHFEYLADGKEDPRLKLFINLKEQIQGSGTVIVFNKTFEINVLKKLAEDFPENKAWIQNVLDRIIDLALPFQNYYYYNPKQKGKYSIKKVLPAITGKGYSDLEINNGGDASAQYFYTHIKNKDQDNSELRKHLLKYCCLDTEGMVWIINELNKLVQ comes from the coding sequence ATGACAGAAAAATTACTAACAAAATCCTTATTTATGAATGGTTTGCAATGTCCTAAGTTGCTTTGGCTATCAGAAAGAAAAGAACTTCCAAAACCATCCATTGCAGATCAGCAGAAATTTGAACAAGGAAGAGAATTTGAGAAATATGTCAAACAGATATTTTCTAATTCAATTGATCTTAAAGATATAAAATATCCTGAGAACATCCAAAAAACAATAAAGCTAATTGATGAAAGAAAAACTATTTTTGAAGCTGCATTTCAATTTGAAAAACTATATCTTAAAGCAGACATAATTGAACCAACTAAAACAGGTTGGAACTTATACGAAATTAAAGCAAGTACAGAAGTAAAAAAAGAACACATCCCTGACTTAGCATTTCAAAAATATGTGTGTGAAAAGGCAGGATTAAAAATAGAAAAAGTTTTTGTTCTTCATCTAAATAAAGAATTTATCAAAAAAGGAGAAATCAATTCTAAAGATTTGTGCAGTATTGAAGAGGTAACTAATGAAGTTAATCAAGTAAGTAAGATTGAAGAAAATTCTAGCAAATATATAGAAGTAATCAATAAAGAACGTTTGCCTGAATTTGTTATTTCTATGAATTGTAATAAACCACGAGAATGTCCATTAAAATCAGAATGTTGGAAAATGTTACCCGAAAACAATGTTTTACAATTAACTAATTGGAGGCAATATTGGAAACTATTTGAAGAAGGGTTTGAAGACATGAAAGAAATTCCTGAAGAGATAATATTAAAACCAAAAGATGAAGTTATACTTCAATCAACTTTAAAAAATAAAATTTATCTTTCAAAAGACCACATAAAACATTTTTTGAATTCACTAACTTATCCCCTTTTTCATCTTGATTTTGAAACATTTGATACCGCAGTACCTATTTATGATAAATCAAGACCTTGGCAAAAAATCCCTTTTCAATATTCATTACACATTCAACATAATGATGGAAACGTAGAGCATTTTGAATATTTGGCAGATGGAAAAGAAGATCCACGATTAAAATTATTCATCAATCTCAAAGAACAGATTCAAGGATCAGGAACTGTGATTGTATTTAACAAAACATTTGAGATTAATGTATTGAAGAAACTAGCTGAAGACTTTCCAGAAAATAAGGCTTGGATTCAAAATGTTTTAGATAGAATAATTGATTTAGCATTACCATTTCAAAACTATTATTATTACAATCCAAAACAAAAAGGCAAATACTCTATAAAAAAGGTATTACCTGCAATAACTGGCAAAGGTTATTCTGATTTAGAAATAAATAATGGTGGAGATGCCAGTGCTCAATATTTCTACACACATATTAAAAATAAAGATCAAGATAATTCTGAATTAAGAAAACATCTTTTGAAATATTGTTGTCTTGATACTGAAGGTATGGTTTGGATAATTAACGAATTAAATAAGTTAGTTCAATAA
- a CDS encoding winged helix-turn-helix domain-containing protein — translation MKDTKVQKGSFYDMAYKVLKEQKKPMHYVDLTKEILKTKSSKGKTPERTVIAVLMRDTHNVFVRMGDGVFGLTKLKESYEQVSA, via the coding sequence ATGAAAGATACAAAAGTACAGAAAGGATCTTTTTACGATATGGCATACAAAGTACTCAAAGAACAGAAGAAACCTATGCACTATGTAGATTTGACAAAAGAGATACTCAAGACAAAATCAAGCAAAGGAAAAACACCAGAAAGAACAGTCATCGCAGTACTCATGAGAGATACACATAATGTGTTTGTAAGAATGGGAGATGGAGTGTTTGGACTTACTAAATTGAAAGAGAGTTATGAACAAGTTTCAGCTTAA
- a CDS encoding ASCH domain-containing protein: MEKRILHLTLLRKWFEKIASGEKTKEYREIKPYWIKRLENKTYDEIWFKNGYNKDAPFMRVEWRGLKKEKGEFSIHLGKILEIKNFK, from the coding sequence ATGGAAAAGCGTATTCTTCATCTCACTTTGCTTAGAAAATGGTTTGAAAAAATTGCTTCTGGTGAAAAAACTAAAGAGTATAGAGAGATAAAACCTTATTGGATTAAACGTTTAGAGAATAAAACTTATGATGAGATTTGGTTCAAAAATGGTTATAATAAAGATGCACCATTTATGAGGGTTGAATGGAGGGGCTTGAAAAAAGAAAAAGGAGAATTTTCCATACATTTGGGGAAAATTTTAGAAATTAAAAACTTTAAATGA
- a CDS encoding MarR family transcriptional regulator: MEKDMVDAISLLKSSEYRFKIVKVIGNKTIMPSEIAEQTSIRLNHVSTFLKELKSHGIVECLNEDNKKGRLYELTELGKNAISKLTNG, translated from the coding sequence ATGGAAAAAGATATGGTTGATGCAATTTCATTATTAAAATCAAGTGAATATAGGTTTAAAATAGTTAAAGTAATTGGAAACAAGACTATTATGCCTTCAGAAATTGCCGAACAGACCAGTATCCGTTTGAATCATGTAAGTACATTCTTAAAAGAGTTGAAATCACACGGAATTGTTGAATGCTTAAATGAGGACAACAAAAAAGGTCGCTTATATGAATTAACGGAGTTAGGAAAAAATGCAATCAGTAAGCTTACAAATGGATAA
- a CDS encoding site-specific DNA-methyltransferase, translated as MQSVSLQMDKPIKYKDETWDFRTSFTKYSNHGFHTYPAMMIPQVAKRLIEMYGGDKSVILDPFMGSGTALLEATLHTNFKKSYGIDINPLALLISKVKTTPINPVKLDSAFQNLMKKINSIDDKSNISKPNFFNIEFWFKEDVITDLAVIKECINSIKDKDIRDFFLIAFSETVRNVSYTRNREFKLYRMNQKMMDDHNPNTIEEFHKKATKNIVQMKEYWSQYNDKCEINILAEDTRLKTSIPDNSVDLIVTSPPYGDSRTTVAYGQFSRLALQWLGYDKETVINIDKVSLGGKPTKDLLHDLNSPTLTKIINKISSIDPKRARDVLSFYIDFDLCVKELDRIMKKGSHLCFVVGNRTVKGVQIPTDEIIIELFKAQNSYDHINTFIRNIPHKRMPKLNSPTNKSGNHAVTMNEEWIVILEKN; from the coding sequence ATGCAATCAGTAAGCTTACAAATGGATAAACCAATCAAATATAAGGATGAGACTTGGGACTTTAGGACTTCCTTTACTAAATATAGTAATCATGGATTTCACACATACCCTGCAATGATGATTCCTCAAGTCGCAAAAAGATTAATAGAAATGTATGGGGGTGATAAGTCTGTGATTCTAGATCCGTTTATGGGGTCAGGAACTGCTTTACTTGAAGCAACACTACATACTAATTTTAAAAAGTCTTATGGGATAGATATAAATCCCTTAGCCTTGCTTATTTCAAAGGTCAAAACTACTCCTATTAATCCAGTGAAATTAGATTCTGCTTTTCAAAATTTAATGAAAAAGATCAACTCAATTGATGACAAATCAAATATTTCAAAACCAAATTTTTTTAATATAGAGTTTTGGTTTAAAGAAGATGTGATAACAGATCTTGCTGTTATTAAAGAGTGTATTAATTCAATTAAAGATAAAGATATAAGAGATTTTTTCTTAATTGCTTTTTCTGAAACTGTTAGAAATGTTTCTTACACTAGAAATAGAGAATTCAAATTATATAGGATGAATCAAAAGATGATGGATGATCATAATCCTAATACTATCGAGGAATTTCATAAAAAAGCAACAAAAAATATTGTTCAAATGAAGGAATACTGGTCACAATATAACGATAAATGTGAAATAAATATACTTGCAGAAGATACAAGATTAAAAACATCCATCCCCGATAATTCGGTTGATTTAATAGTAACCTCTCCTCCATATGGAGATAGTAGAACAACTGTTGCTTATGGTCAATTTTCAAGATTAGCTTTGCAATGGTTGGGTTATGACAAAGAGACAGTAATCAACATAGATAAAGTAAGTTTGGGGGGAAAGCCAACCAAAGACTTATTACATGATCTAAATTCCCCTACATTAACGAAAATAATTAATAAAATTAGTTCAATTGATCCAAAAAGAGCAAGAGATGTTCTGAGTTTTTATATTGATTTTGACTTGTGTGTAAAAGAGTTAGATAGAATCATGAAAAAAGGATCTCATTTATGTTTTGTTGTTGGGAATAGAACAGTAAAAGGTGTTCAAATTCCTACAGATGAAATTATTATTGAATTATTCAAAGCTCAGAATTCGTATGATCACATTAATACTTTTATTCGAAATATTCCTCATAAAAGGATGCCTAAATTAAATAGTCCAACAAATAAATCTGGAAACCATGCAGTAACTATGAATGAGGAATGGATTGTTATTTTAGAGAAGAACTAA